A genomic segment from Klebsiella africana encodes:
- the ptsI gene encoding phosphoenolpyruvate-protein phosphotransferase PtsI: MISGILASPGIAFGKALLLKEDEIVIDRKKISADKVDQEVERFLSGRAKASAQLEVIKTKAGETFGEEKEAIFEGHIMLLEDEELEQEIIALIKDKHMTADAAANEVIDGQATALEELDDEYLKERAADVRDIGKRLLRNILGLAIIDLSAIQDEVILVAADLTPSETAQLNLKKVLGFITDAGGRTSHTSIMARSLELPAIVGTGSITAQVKNGDYLILDAVNNQVLINPSNEQIEALRNLQAQVAEEKAELAKLKDLPAITLDGHQVEVCANIGTVRDVEGAERNGAEGVGLYRTEFLFMDRDALPTEEEQFAAYKAVAEACGSQAVIVRTMDIGGDKELPYMNFPKEENPFLGWRAVRIAMDRKEILRDQVRAILRASAFGKLRIMFPMIISVEEVRALKKEIEIYKQELRDEGKAFDESIEIGVMVETPAAATIARHLAKEVDFFSIGTNDLTQYTLAVDRGNDMISHLYQPMSPSVLNLIKQVIDASHAEGKWTGMCGELAGDERATLLLLGMGLDEFSMSAISIPRIKKIIRNTNFEDAKVLAEQALAQPTTDELMTLVNKFIEEKTIC, encoded by the coding sequence AAGGCCTCCGCCCAGCTGGAGGTCATCAAAACCAAAGCTGGTGAAACTTTCGGTGAAGAAAAAGAAGCCATCTTCGAAGGGCATATTATGCTGCTGGAAGATGAGGAGCTTGAGCAGGAAATCATAGCCCTGATTAAAGATAAGCACATGACTGCCGACGCGGCAGCCAATGAAGTTATCGACGGTCAGGCCACTGCCCTGGAAGAGCTGGACGATGAATACCTGAAAGAACGTGCGGCTGACGTACGTGATATCGGTAAGCGCCTGCTGCGCAACATCCTTGGTCTGGCGATCATCGATCTGAGCGCGATTCAGGATGAAGTTATCCTCGTCGCTGCCGATCTGACCCCGTCTGAAACCGCACAGCTGAACCTGAAAAAAGTGCTGGGTTTCATCACCGACGCGGGCGGCCGTACTTCTCACACCTCCATCATGGCGCGTTCCCTGGAACTGCCGGCCATTGTGGGCACCGGCAGCATTACGGCGCAGGTGAAAAACGGCGACTATCTGATTCTTGACGCGGTGAACAATCAGGTTCTGATCAACCCGTCTAACGAGCAAATTGAAGCGCTGCGTAATCTGCAGGCTCAGGTTGCGGAAGAAAAAGCCGAACTGGCGAAACTGAAAGATCTACCGGCGATTACCCTCGACGGCCACCAGGTTGAAGTCTGCGCCAACATTGGTACCGTTCGCGATGTCGAAGGTGCTGAGCGCAACGGCGCCGAAGGCGTAGGCCTGTATCGTACCGAATTCCTGTTCATGGATCGCGACGCGCTGCCGACAGAAGAAGAGCAGTTTGCAGCTTATAAAGCGGTGGCTGAAGCTTGTGGCTCTCAGGCCGTTATCGTCCGTACCATGGACATCGGTGGCGACAAAGAGCTGCCGTACATGAATTTCCCGAAAGAAGAGAACCCGTTCCTTGGCTGGCGTGCCGTACGTATCGCGATGGATCGTAAAGAGATCCTGCGCGATCAGGTTCGTGCCATCCTGCGTGCTTCCGCTTTCGGTAAACTGCGCATTATGTTCCCGATGATCATCTCTGTTGAAGAAGTGCGTGCGCTGAAAAAAGAGATCGAAATCTACAAACAGGAACTGCGTGACGAAGGTAAAGCATTTGACGAATCCATTGAGATCGGCGTGATGGTGGAAACACCGGCTGCGGCGACCATTGCTCGTCATCTGGCCAAAGAAGTTGATTTCTTTAGTATCGGCACCAATGATTTAACGCAATATACTCTGGCAGTTGACCGTGGTAATGATATGATTTCACATCTTTACCAGCCGATGTCACCGTCTGTACTGAATCTGATTAAGCAAGTTATTGATGCTTCTCACGCTGAAGGTAAATGGACTGGCATGTGCGGTGAGCTTGCGGGCGATGAACGTGCTACACTTCTGTTGCTGGGTATGGGGCTGGACGAATTCTCTATGAGCGCCATTTCCATCCCGCGCATCAAGAAGATTATTCGTAACACGAACTTCGAAGATGCAAAAGTATTAGCAGAGCAGGCTCTTGCTCAACCGACAACGGACGAGTTAATGACGCTGGTTAACAAGTTCATTGAAGAAAAAACAATCTGCTAA